In Mauremys reevesii isolate NIE-2019 linkage group 8, ASM1616193v1, whole genome shotgun sequence, a single genomic region encodes these proteins:
- the LOC120369735 gene encoding neuropeptide Y receptor type 6-like — MMEKPTQHPSEGLFNRTIANSSNSPFSHFDSCQPSFPAVFLLITAYTVVTIVGLFGNLCLIVIIKRQKEAQNVTNILIANLSLSDVLICIMCIPVTVAYTLMDYWIFGEAMCKISSFVQSTSVTVSIFSLVLIAVERHQLIVNPRGWKPNMSHAYWGIIFIWGVSLIISIPFFIFHQLSDEPFKNLSYHSDFYTNKVVCIEAWPSVAERLVFTTSLLVFQYCFPLGFIFICYLKIFVCLRRRHGKVDGMRENESRLNESKRINMMLISIVVTFAACWLPLNIFNVVFDWNYEALMNCHHNLVFTLCHLVAMLSTCINPIFYGFLNKNFQKDLIVLIHHCRCFTSQEEYENIALSTLNTDVSKGSLKLNNAPVNS, encoded by the coding sequence ATGATGGAGAAACCCACTCAGCATCCTAGTGAGGGTTTGTTTAATCGAACTATTGCAAACAGCAGCAACTCACCGTTTTCACACTTTGATTCATGTCAGCCTTCTTTCCCTGCAGTCTTCTTGCTCATCACGGCTTATACTGTCGTTACAATAGTGGGGCTTTTTGGAAACCTTTGCCTGATTGTTATAataaaaagacagaaagaagCTCAAAATGTTACAAATATTCTGATTGCCAATCTCTCCTTATCCGATGTCTTGATATGCATCATGTGCATTCCTGTCACAGTTGCATACACGTTGATGGACTATTGGATATTTGGCGAGGCTATGTGTAAAATCAGCTCTTTTGTACAAAGTACGTCTGTCACAGTCTCCATATTCTCACTTGTATTAATTGCTGTCGAGAGACACCAGCTAATAGTGAACCCACGTGGCTGGAAGCCGAATATGTCACATGCTTACTGGGGAATTATCTTCATCTGGGGGGTTTCCCTTATCATATCCATTCCTTTTTTTATATTCCACCAACTATCTGATGAACCCTTTAAGAATCTCTCTTACCACAGCGATTTCTACACGAACAAAGTTGTTTGCATTGAGGCATGGCCATCAGTGGCAGAGCGACTGGTCTTTACCACCAGTCTGCTGGTTTTCCAGTATTGCTTCCCACTGGGCTTTATTTTTATCTGCTATCTCAAGATATTTGTATGTCTCCGGAGGAGACACGGTAAGGTGGATGGAATGAGGGAGAATGAGAGCAGACTAAATGAGAGCAAGAGGATTAATATGATGCTCATTTCAATTGTCGTGACCTTTGCAGCTTGCTGGTTGCCGCTAAACATATTTAATGTCGTTTTTGACTGGAACTATGAGGCCCTGATGAACTGCCACCATAACTTAGTGTTCACATTGTGCCACCTGGTAGCCATGCTCTCGACATGTATCAATCCTATCTTTTATGGATTTCTCAACAAGAATTTCCAGAAGGATTTAATAGTGTTAATTCACCACTGCAGATGCTTCACATCTCAGGAGGAATATGAGAACATCGCCCTTTCAACCCTGAACACTGATGTATCCAAGGGGTCCTTGAAATTAAATAATGCCCCTGTGAATAGCTAA